The following proteins are encoded in a genomic region of Chloracidobacterium sp.:
- a CDS encoding (d)CMP kinase yields MIIAIDGPSGAGKSTLGKMLAKRLDLLYLDTGAMYRAVALAVMRANVPIRDIDRITYIAETADIDLVGEPDAMKVMLDGEDVSVEIRTLEVARSASEVSTIPAVRRVMVEHQRSIGEAAPKGCVLEGRDIGSVVFPNADIKFFLTAKPEARARRRYTEDQMKGRISTYEQTLAEINERDERDVSREDSPLTIAENAIVIDTSELDLAEAFEAMLAKIRETGVGVSG; encoded by the coding sequence ATGATAATTGCCATCGACGGGCCGAGCGGCGCGGGAAAATCAACGCTCGGCAAAATGCTCGCAAAACGACTTGACCTTTTGTATCTGGACACGGGTGCGATGTATCGCGCGGTGGCGTTGGCCGTGATGCGCGCTAATGTACCGATCCGCGATATCGACCGGATCACGTATATCGCCGAGACTGCCGACATCGACCTTGTGGGCGAACCTGATGCGATGAAAGTGATGTTAGACGGCGAGGATGTCTCGGTCGAGATACGTACGCTTGAGGTCGCACGTTCGGCTTCTGAAGTATCGACCATTCCCGCCGTCCGCCGCGTAATGGTCGAACATCAGCGTTCTATCGGTGAGGCGGCTCCGAAGGGCTGCGTTCTCGAGGGCCGCGATATAGGCAGCGTCGTGTTCCCGAATGCCGATATTAAATTCTTTCTTACCGCAAAACCTGAGGCACGAGCGCGGCGCCGTTATACCGAAGATCAAATGAAGGGCCGCATCTCGACCTACGAGCAAACCCTTGCCGAGATCAACGAGCGTGACGAGCGCGATGTCTCACGCGAGGACTCGCCGCTGACCATCGCCGAGAACGCCATTGTGATAGACACGAGCGAACTGGATCTTGCAGAGGCGTTTGAGGCGATGCTTGCAAAGATCCGCGAAACCGGCGTCGGCGTTTCGGGCTGA
- a CDS encoding S8 family serine peptidase, protein MLRYAILTVICSLSIFIAVAGQNSNQEQYVRGELLVKFRPNPDSTAARSVNRAMGANAIETLGDTQWQLVRIPDSLTVEAAIIDYKKFGAVVDAQPNFYYHLLTTPNDPQFTSSGMWGLTKISAPQAWDLTTGSSSIVVADIDTGLRYTHQDLAANAWVNTGELPGNNIDDDGNGYIDDVYGWDFFYDDSNPIDDAGGHGTHTAGTIGAVGNNALNVVGVNWNVKIMAIKIYSPNGDDSTSAMLVKAYSYVRMMKLRGVNIRVTNNSYGGCGEACGYDQATKDGIDAMGEAGILNVFAAGNDNINNDTSPSYPVSYTSPSILGVASSTSSDGKSGFSSYGPTSVDIAAPGSGILSTYNSSNTATTTMSGTSMATPHAAGAAALLAAYNPSLSVASLKATLMNTVDPVSAFSGIIKTGGRLNVSKALNQQTVCAFPAGMSVGTKGGVFTVNVTPGTNCDYFVKSSVKWIKVLGADQFSGNGSFTFRVSVNPTISRTGVITIGGQPFTVTQKRN, encoded by the coding sequence ATGCTGAGATACGCCATTCTGACCGTTATCTGTTCCCTTAGTATTTTTATTGCCGTTGCAGGTCAAAACTCGAATCAGGAGCAGTATGTCCGCGGCGAACTGTTGGTCAAATTCCGTCCGAACCCGGACTCAACGGCCGCACGTTCGGTCAATAGGGCTATGGGTGCGAACGCGATAGAGACCCTCGGCGACACCCAATGGCAGCTTGTCCGAATTCCGGACAGCCTGACCGTTGAGGCGGCGATAATTGACTATAAGAAGTTCGGTGCCGTGGTCGATGCCCAGCCGAACTTCTACTATCACCTTTTGACCACCCCGAACGATCCGCAGTTCACAAGCTCGGGAATGTGGGGCCTCACAAAGATATCAGCGCCGCAGGCGTGGGATCTGACGACCGGCAGTTCGTCGATCGTCGTCGCGGATATAGACACGGGCCTTCGCTATACGCATCAAGACCTCGCGGCAAATGCTTGGGTAAATACGGGCGAGCTTCCCGGCAACAACATCGATGATGACGGGAACGGCTATATTGATGATGTCTATGGCTGGGATTTCTTTTATGACGACAGCAACCCGATCGACGACGCAGGCGGCCATGGTACGCATACCGCAGGCACGATCGGAGCGGTTGGTAATAATGCATTGAATGTCGTCGGCGTTAATTGGAACGTCAAGATCATGGCCATCAAGATCTACAGCCCGAACGGAGATGATTCGACCTCTGCAATGCTCGTAAAAGCTTACAGCTATGTTCGTATGATGAAGCTTCGCGGCGTTAACATCCGTGTAACCAATAATTCGTACGGCGGCTGCGGCGAGGCCTGCGGCTACGATCAGGCGACAAAAGACGGAATTGATGCGATGGGCGAAGCAGGCATTCTCAACGTTTTTGCCGCCGGTAATGACAATATAAATAACGACACGTCGCCCTCTTATCCCGTAAGCTATACAAGCCCTAGCATCCTCGGCGTCGCATCCTCGACATCGAGTGACGGCAAATCGGGGTTTTCCAGCTACGGCCCGACCAGCGTCGATATCGCGGCTCCGGGGTCGGGTATCCTAAGCACATATAATTCGTCGAATACAGCGACGACGACGATGAGCGGAACATCCATGGCAACGCCGCATGCCGCGGGTGCGGCCGCACTGCTTGCGGCTTACAATCCGAGCCTTTCGGTAGCATCGCTCAAAGCGACGCTGATGAATACGGTCGATCCCGTAAGCGCATTCAGCGGAATTATAAAGACGGGCGGGCGTCTGAACGTGAGCAAGGCATTGAATCAGCAGACAGTTTGTGCGTTCCCGGCCGGGATGTCGGTCGGTACAAAGGGCGGTGTCTTTACCGTGAATGTAACGCCCGGCACTAACTGCGATTATTTTGTGAAAAGCTCGGTCAAATGGATAAAGGTTCTCGGGGCCGATCAGTTCAGCGGCAACGGCTCGTTCACGTTCCGTGTTTCGGTCAACCCGACGATCTCGCGAACGGGAGTGATAACCATCGGCGGGCAGCCGTTCACGGTAACACAAAAGCGGAATTGA
- a CDS encoding VCBS repeat-containing protein encodes MKMKNLASAIAKYVFVLSIAVLVASDAAAQAKLRKAMDFDNDGKADFTVFRPSNNVWYINKSSGGFVFQQFGLVNSDYPAPGDFDGDGKADISVWRDTDGIWYRLNSSTGTFAAQAFGTSGDEPIARDYDGDGMTDCAVVRRTGGNMIWYILRTSDGGFSAQQFGLSTDYTAPGDYDGDGKFDIAVQRPGATASSQSTFYVQQSGDGNYFITNWGLSNDLVVPGDYDGDGKTDIAVVREGSTPTSPLVWYIRKSSDGSLFATTFGITGTDLNCQNDYDGDGKADPAVWRDPTGTFYALMSTTGFTQTLVQQWGSTGDYPVGSYDTH; translated from the coding sequence ATGAAGATGAAGAATTTGGCTTCTGCCATTGCAAAGTATGTTTTTGTCCTGTCGATCGCTGTCCTGGTCGCCTCTGATGCGGCCGCTCAGGCTAAACTGCGTAAGGCGATGGATTTTGACAATGACGGTAAGGCGGACTTTACCGTATTTCGCCCGAGCAACAACGTTTGGTACATAAACAAGAGCAGCGGCGGATTCGTCTTCCAGCAGTTCGGGCTTGTAAATTCGGATTACCCTGCACCGGGCGACTTTGATGGCGACGGCAAAGCGGACATCTCGGTCTGGCGCGACACCGACGGCATTTGGTATCGGCTCAACAGCTCGACCGGAACCTTCGCGGCACAGGCATTCGGCACGTCAGGCGACGAGCCTATCGCCCGTGATTATGACGGCGACGGAATGACCGATTGTGCGGTTGTCAGGCGTACCGGCGGCAATATGATCTGGTACATACTTCGCACCAGTGACGGCGGCTTCAGCGCACAGCAGTTCGGCCTTTCGACCGATTATACAGCGCCGGGCGACTACGACGGCGACGGCAAATTCGACATCGCAGTGCAGCGTCCGGGGGCGACCGCTTCGAGCCAATCAACATTCTATGTTCAGCAAAGCGGCGACGGCAATTACTTCATTACCAACTGGGGGCTGAGCAACGACCTTGTCGTTCCCGGCGATTATGACGGCGACGGCAAAACGGATATTGCGGTCGTTCGCGAAGGTTCGACGCCGACCTCGCCGCTCGTTTGGTATATTCGCAAGAGTTCTGACGGGAGCTTGTTCGCGACGACATTCGGCATCACGGGTACCGACCTCAACTGTCAAAATGACTACGACGGCGACGGCAAGGCGGATCCGGCCGTTTGGCGTGACCCGACGGGCACGTTCTATGCTTTGATGAGTACGACCGGCTTTACGCAAACGCTTGTCCAGCAATGGGGCAGCACCGGCGATTATCCTGTCGGCAGCTACGATACGCACTGA
- a CDS encoding carbohydrate kinase — MSDGSIISKLSGKRVVVIGDVVADQYLNGTISRVSREAPVFILRHDETITFPGAAANAAANIASLGGIPTLIGVLGGDVNATLLRQALEKAGVGTASIAVDGSAATTTKQRVLASHTHAVRQQVIRIDFETSVVSDEANSFLRRQIDEHLPTADAVIVSDYGYGVVNFELFAAIRDAAKRHRLPLVVDSRSRLGVLVGATAATPNQDEVEQLLQQSIEGSDREELRERLGVDALLITKGNKGMELIEHGKPINSLHAVGSLEPVDVTGAGDTVIAAFTLALAAGISYADSARIANHAGGIVVMKRGTATASAAELAESLSSSGLTAAEKNA; from the coding sequence ATGTCTGACGGTTCGATCATCAGTAAATTGAGCGGAAAACGCGTCGTTGTCATCGGCGATGTGGTCGCGGATCAATACCTGAACGGCACGATCTCGCGCGTTTCGCGTGAGGCGCCGGTCTTTATACTTCGGCATGACGAGACGATAACGTTTCCGGGGGCGGCGGCGAACGCGGCGGCAAATATCGCATCACTCGGCGGCATACCCACACTCATCGGCGTACTCGGCGGCGACGTCAACGCCACGCTTCTTCGCCAAGCATTAGAAAAAGCCGGTGTCGGCACAGCATCCATTGCGGTTGACGGTTCTGCGGCAACCACAACCAAGCAGCGCGTGCTGGCAAGCCACACTCATGCGGTTCGGCAGCAGGTGATACGGATCGATTTTGAGACGAGTGTCGTATCCGATGAAGCGAACAGTTTCCTGCGGCGGCAGATCGATGAACACCTTCCGACGGCGGATGCGGTGATTGTTTCGGATTACGGCTACGGCGTTGTTAACTTTGAACTGTTCGCTGCGATTAGGGATGCGGCAAAGCGGCACCGGCTGCCGCTCGTTGTTGATTCAAGGTCGCGGTTGGGCGTTCTTGTAGGCGCGACCGCAGCCACGCCGAATCAGGATGAGGTTGAGCAGTTGCTGCAGCAAAGTATCGAGGGTTCTGATCGTGAAGAGCTGCGAGAGCGGCTTGGCGTGGATGCGTTGTTGATAACAAAAGGTAATAAGGGAATGGAGCTGATAGAGCACGGCAAGCCGATCAACTCTTTGCACGCTGTCGGTTCGCTTGAGCCTGTAGATGTTACCGGCGCCGGCGACACTGTTATTGCCGCTTTTACACTCGCGCTTGCTGCGGGCATCTCGTACGCCGATTCAGCGCGCATCGCCAACCACGCGGGCGGGATCGTCGTAATGAAAAGAGGTACCGCGACCGCTTCCGCCGCCGAACTGGCAGAGTCTCTGAGCAGCTCCGGCCTGACGGCCGCTGAAAAGAATGCTTGA
- a CDS encoding adenylyltransferase/cytidyltransferase family protein: MLELDPAPILERTALISAVAERRRAGKSIILANGCFDLFHVGHLRYLQGAKALGGTLVAAVNSDRQARAMKGEGRPFVPQNERAEIIAALRCVDLVTIFDEPTVEHIIYAIRPDIHTKGTDYTAETVPERDIMREIGGKVIIVGDPKEHSSTEIIRSIGDHKI; the protein is encoded by the coding sequence ATGCTTGAACTCGATCCGGCACCGATATTAGAGCGCACCGCGCTCATCAGCGCGGTCGCCGAGCGTCGGCGCGCCGGCAAATCGATCATACTTGCGAACGGCTGTTTCGATCTTTTTCATGTCGGGCATCTGCGTTATTTGCAGGGTGCAAAGGCACTTGGCGGTACGCTTGTCGCAGCGGTCAATTCCGACCGGCAGGCACGCGCGATGAAAGGCGAGGGCCGCCCTTTCGTTCCACAGAATGAGCGGGCCGAGATCATCGCCGCTCTGCGCTGTGTCGATCTTGTAACGATATTTGACGAGCCGACGGTCGAGCATATCATCTACGCGATCCGCCCCGATATTCACACGAAAGGGACAGACTATACGGCCGAGACCGTTCCCGAACGCGATATTATGCGTGAGATCGGCGGAAAGGTAATCATAGTCGGCGACCCGAAGGAACACTCTTCGACCGAGATCATACGCTCCATCGGCGATCACAAGATCTGA
- a CDS encoding 16S rRNA (uracil(1498)-N(3))-methyltransferase encodes MTVRRFFSENIDSAASAAVLDADEAHHARDVLRLKPGDSIHIFDGKGREYAGILTHLAKNKAEVSGLTEAAPPAPESGIALTLGSVVIPGDKYDLIVQKAVELGVRTIVPLSSVRCELKRKDIEKKLVRWRRIALDAAKQCGRARLMQVGEPLDVKGFIDLYAGKADASIFFSERDGGKLAVDRSPHSITAVVGPKGGWDDSEIEAARAADFEAVTFGGRIMRAETAVIALSAILQHRFGDIN; translated from the coding sequence ATGACCGTAAGACGTTTTTTCTCAGAGAATATCGATTCCGCGGCATCGGCGGCGGTGCTTGATGCTGACGAAGCTCATCACGCCCGCGATGTGCTTCGGCTGAAGCCCGGCGACAGCATACATATCTTTGACGGCAAAGGCCGTGAATACGCAGGCATTCTCACACATCTCGCAAAGAATAAGGCCGAGGTCAGCGGGCTGACGGAGGCGGCTCCGCCGGCTCCCGAATCGGGCATTGCTCTCACGCTGGGTTCGGTCGTTATTCCCGGCGATAAGTACGATCTGATCGTTCAAAAAGCGGTTGAACTTGGCGTGCGAACCATTGTGCCTTTGTCCTCTGTACGTTGTGAGTTGAAACGCAAGGACATTGAAAAGAAGCTTGTTCGCTGGCGTCGAATTGCTCTCGATGCGGCAAAACAATGCGGCCGTGCACGCTTGATGCAGGTTGGGGAACCGCTTGATGTTAAAGGCTTTATTGACCTGTATGCAGGAAAGGCAGATGCCTCGATATTTTTTTCCGAACGTGATGGCGGCAAGTTAGCTGTCGATCGCAGCCCGCACAGTATAACAGCAGTTGTCGGGCCGAAGGGCGGTTGGGATGATTCGGAGATCGAAGCGGCGCGAGCGGCAGACTTTGAGGCGGTAACATTCGGCGGGCGGATAATGCGGGCGGAAACGGCGGTGATCGCACTATCCGCAATACTTCAGCACCGATTCGGCGACATCAATTAG
- a CDS encoding site-specific DNA-methyltransferase, whose amino-acid sequence MEFGRIYHENCTETLERLPYDTIDMTITSPPYDDLRDYNGYHFPVYEIANLLFAKTKPGGVVIWVVGDRTVNGDETLTSFKHAFAFKDAGFRVHDTMIYAKNNPIPSDCGLRYRQAFEYMFCFSKGRPSTFNPIMQPLQQEKKFKSFRITKVGRNDLAHDHVAPKQRKVNNIFFYNVGTSSSKDKVAFGHPAIFPERLALDQIGTWTNEGDIVYDCFMGSGTTAKAAHLLNRQWFGSEISGEYIKLASERLKPYLFGTHARRTATK is encoded by the coding sequence ATGGAATTTGGACGCATATATCACGAGAACTGCACCGAAACGCTCGAACGTCTTCCCTACGACACTATCGATATGACGATCACAAGCCCGCCTTATGACGATCTGCGCGATTACAACGGGTATCATTTCCCTGTGTATGAGATCGCCAACCTGCTGTTCGCAAAGACAAAGCCCGGCGGCGTGGTCATCTGGGTCGTCGGTGACCGTACGGTCAACGGAGACGAGACGCTTACGAGTTTCAAGCATGCTTTCGCTTTTAAGGATGCGGGCTTTCGTGTACACGATACGATGATCTATGCAAAGAATAACCCGATACCTAGCGACTGCGGACTGCGTTACAGACAGGCATTCGAATATATGTTCTGCTTCAGCAAGGGGCGGCCCTCAACATTCAATCCGATAATGCAGCCGCTGCAGCAGGAGAAGAAATTCAAATCGTTCCGTATTACAAAGGTCGGCCGCAATGATCTTGCTCACGATCACGTCGCGCCAAAGCAGCGAAAGGTGAATAATATCTTTTTTTACAATGTCGGCACTTCTTCATCAAAGGACAAGGTCGCCTTCGGGCATCCGGCCATCTTTCCCGAACGGCTTGCTCTTGATCAGATAGGAACGTGGACGAACGAAGGCGATATAGTATATGACTGCTTTATGGGAAGCGGTACGACAGCAAAGGCGGCACACCTTTTGAACCGCCAATGGTTCGGATCGGAGATATCCGGCGAGTACATAAAGCTGGCGTCAGAGCGGCTCAAGCCGTATCTCTTCGGCACACACGCGCGCCGGACAGCAACCAAGTAA
- a CDS encoding 3'-5' exonuclease, with product MLKSNIPELCLFFDLEWVPDADGARRLFDLPDEVTELEAMESLWLKSPQYDCEKNPRPFLKYMFSRVVSIAFLSRRVVFRDGETAIEFGLNSLPRLPITDVDVDEAEIISRFLYFVGERHPQLVGFNSAESDLQVLIQRGMIKEVSAPEFSKRPPKPWEGADYFDARNSEAHLDLLKRFSGGAMTPRLDEFAKLCGYPGKIDVKGDQVTDLWLAGDITKIVEYNQIDTLNTYLVWLRMVYFAGKLSEEKYFEETEQFRFFLEAETQKPEKAFVREFLDKWPQ from the coding sequence ATGCTAAAGTCGAACATTCCTGAACTCTGTCTGTTCTTCGACCTCGAATGGGTGCCGGATGCCGACGGCGCACGCAGGCTCTTTGACCTGCCGGACGAGGTGACCGAACTTGAGGCTATGGAGAGCCTTTGGCTGAAAAGTCCGCAATACGATTGCGAAAAGAACCCGAGGCCTTTTCTCAAATATATGTTCTCGCGAGTCGTTTCGATCGCCTTTCTTTCGAGAAGGGTCGTATTTCGCGACGGCGAAACGGCCATTGAATTCGGTCTCAATTCGCTGCCTCGCCTGCCTATAACCGACGTCGATGTGGACGAGGCCGAGATCATAAGCAGGTTTCTCTATTTCGTCGGCGAACGCCATCCGCAGCTCGTCGGTTTCAATTCTGCCGAATCCGATCTGCAGGTCTTGATCCAACGCGGGATGATCAAAGAGGTCTCGGCGCCCGAATTCAGCAAACGGCCGCCAAAGCCTTGGGAAGGGGCGGATTACTTCGACGCGCGAAACAGCGAAGCCCACCTCGACCTTCTCAAACGTTTTTCCGGCGGTGCAATGACGCCGCGGCTCGATGAGTTTGCAAAGCTCTGCGGCTATCCGGGCAAGATCGACGTAAAAGGCGATCAAGTTACCGACCTATGGCTTGCCGGCGACATCACGAAGATAGTTGAGTACAACCAAATTGATACGCTGAACACATATCTCGTATGGCTTCGGATGGTTTACTTCGCGGGAAAGCTGAGTGAAGAAAAATATTTCGAGGAGACCGAGCAGTTCCGCTTCTTCCTCGAAGCGGAAACTCAAAAGCCGGAAAAGGCATTCGTAAGGGAATTTTTAGACAAGTGGCCGCAATAA
- a CDS encoding acyl-CoA dehydrogenase family protein has protein sequence MEARTEKEYLKGGEFLIAEQAAEDVFTPEDLTDEQRMIGETSKEFVDNEVHPQLPAMENHDWAIARGLVKKAGELGLLGATIPEEYGGLGLDQTTGVVIAEMMGRGGGFGTTFGAQTSIGLLPILYFGSEELKKQWIPRIVSGETVAAYCLTEAGSGSDALGAKTTAKLTDDGSHYVLNGEKMFISNGSFADMFIVFAKVDGEKEKFSAFIVERSETCRPGAEEHKMGIRSSSTTPLILSDCSVPAANLLGNVGDGAKIAFNILNVGRFKLGASVTGGAKLAIHQSVRYANEREQFHKKISSFGAMKHKLAEMAVRTWVSESITYRTVGMIDALIGDGADNAKKLQSIEEYAVESSINKVACSEALDFVVDEMVQIYGGYGYSADYPAEKAYRDSRINRIFEGTNEINRMLIPGQLVKRAMKGRLGLLQAAKALQEEILEPQMSFDEDSGSLAAETRLAGNAKKIALMVLGTAVQKYMLALADQQEVLINCADIIMEAYQMESAILRAKKYAARNGEVAAARFFDITGVFCNDAIQRIEAKAKNTIAAVAEGDEGRTLLIALKRFTKNNSPINTIAARQRIADALIAANTYPF, from the coding sequence ATGGAAGCACGAACTGAGAAAGAGTATTTGAAAGGCGGCGAATTCCTTATCGCCGAGCAAGCGGCAGAAGACGTCTTTACGCCCGAGGACCTGACCGATGAACAGCGAATGATCGGCGAGACCTCAAAGGAATTTGTCGATAATGAGGTGCATCCGCAGCTGCCCGCAATGGAGAACCATGACTGGGCGATCGCCCGCGGCCTTGTAAAAAAGGCCGGCGAGCTGGGCCTTCTCGGTGCGACGATACCCGAAGAATACGGCGGCCTCGGACTTGATCAGACAACGGGCGTCGTGATCGCCGAGATGATGGGCCGCGGCGGCGGCTTCGGCACCACGTTCGGCGCGCAAACCTCCATCGGGCTGCTTCCTATCCTTTACTTCGGCTCCGAAGAGCTAAAAAAACAATGGATACCTCGGATCGTTTCGGGCGAGACGGTCGCCGCATATTGCTTGACCGAGGCAGGCTCCGGCTCCGACGCTCTTGGGGCAAAAACGACGGCGAAACTTACCGATGACGGCTCGCACTACGTCCTCAACGGCGAGAAAATGTTCATCTCGAACGGCAGCTTTGCCGATATGTTCATTGTCTTTGCAAAGGTGGACGGCGAAAAGGAGAAATTCTCTGCGTTCATAGTCGAACGCAGCGAAACCTGCCGCCCCGGCGCCGAGGAGCACAAAATGGGCATCAGATCGTCTTCGACGACACCGCTTATCTTGAGCGATTGCAGCGTGCCTGCGGCGAACCTCCTTGGCAATGTCGGCGACGGTGCAAAGATCGCCTTCAACATTCTGAATGTCGGCCGATTCAAGCTCGGTGCGTCCGTAACCGGCGGTGCCAAACTTGCCATACATCAGTCTGTCAGGTACGCGAACGAACGCGAACAGTTCCACAAAAAGATCTCGTCATTCGGTGCCATGAAGCACAAGCTCGCCGAAATGGCTGTCCGCACTTGGGTATCGGAGTCGATCACCTACCGCACGGTCGGAATGATCGACGCCCTTATCGGCGATGGTGCCGATAATGCCAAAAAGCTGCAATCGATCGAGGAGTACGCCGTAGAATCGTCGATCAATAAGGTCGCCTGCAGCGAAGCCCTCGACTTCGTCGTTGATGAGATGGTGCAGATCTATGGCGGCTACGGATATTCAGCCGACTATCCGGCCGAAAAGGCATATCGCGACTCGCGCATCAACCGCATCTTTGAGGGCACGAACGAGATCAACCGGATGCTCATTCCGGGCCAACTGGTAAAGCGTGCGATGAAAGGGCGGCTCGGCCTTCTTCAGGCGGCAAAGGCGCTGCAGGAGGAGATACTCGAGCCGCAGATGTCGTTTGACGAAGACAGCGGATCGCTCGCCGCCGAGACACGGCTTGCCGGCAACGCAAAAAAGATCGCCCTAATGGTACTCGGCACTGCGGTTCAGAAATATATGCTCGCACTTGCAGATCAACAGGAGGTCCTCATCAACTGTGCCGACATCATTATGGAAGCATACCAAATGGAATCTGCCATCCTGCGTGCAAAGAAATATGCCGCCCGCAATGGCGAAGTCGCGGCCGCGCGATTCTTCGATATCACAGGCGTTTTCTGCAATGACGCGATCCAGCGTATTGAAGCAAAGGCAAAGAATACGATCGCCGCTGTTGCAGAAGGCGACGAAGGACGAACGCTGCTGATCGCATTGAAACGGTTCACGAAGAATAATTCGCCTATCAACACTATCGCGGCACGTCAGCGTATCGCGGACGCTCTGATCGCCGCGAACACATATCCTTTCTGA